Proteins from one Salinispora arenicola genomic window:
- a CDS encoding acyl carrier protein: MTTTRAPAVERLRHLPVSERRTELESMVAEQFRAVLSIPDDEPMPLYESLFALGMSSVLIGEVQHRLSDLLGENLHSPVLFNSCTVAQVVDYLTTDVLPDMFPQSASAPTALPLAMTRVLWDNVLHEMGAGAA; this comes from the coding sequence ATGACCACCACACGCGCTCCAGCCGTCGAACGACTGAGGCACCTGCCGGTTTCCGAGCGCCGCACCGAGCTGGAATCCATGGTGGCGGAACAGTTCCGGGCGGTACTTTCTATTCCGGACGACGAACCCATGCCGTTGTACGAAAGTCTGTTTGCACTCGGCATGTCGTCGGTTCTCATCGGCGAGGTGCAACATCGCCTCTCCGACCTGCTCGGTGAGAATCTGCACAGTCCCGTGCTATTCAATAGTTGCACGGTCGCCCAGGTGGTCGACTACCTTACGACCGACGTGCTGCCCGACATGTTCCCGCAATCCGCCTCGGCGCCGACCGCGCTACCACTTGCGATGACCCGGGTGCTCTGGGAC